From one Bacteroidetes bacterium SB0662_bin_6 genomic stretch:
- a CDS encoding ABC transporter permease subunit, translating to MKMHAVPALWRREVVKFVRDGNRVAGAMLQPVVVWLLLGFGFRGSFRPPTPSGMDIPYLEFLFPGMIALVALFTSIFSTISIVEERHSGFLQAALAAPVRRLSLVLGAALGSTTLAVGQGLLFFAVLPLTGHVPTLLGFVLMVGIMALVAFGFAAVGIVVAWQSRTTRGFHAVMNLCMIPLWVLSGAFFPAEGAPATLQWAIRLNPLSHGIAALRTAMYWPQDPPIDASSFALSLAVTGLFAAIMLILAARTSRKSVREFR from the coding sequence ATGAAAATGCATGCCGTGCCTGCGCTCTGGCGCCGGGAAGTGGTCAAGTTCGTACGGGACGGGAACCGGGTCGCCGGGGCCATGCTGCAACCCGTCGTCGTCTGGTTGCTCCTCGGGTTCGGTTTCCGGGGCTCCTTCAGACCGCCGACTCCTTCCGGCATGGATATACCCTACCTGGAATTCCTGTTTCCGGGCATGATCGCGCTCGTGGCGCTCTTCACATCCATCTTCTCGACGATCTCCATTGTAGAAGAACGCCACAGCGGCTTCCTGCAGGCCGCACTGGCAGCGCCGGTGCGCAGATTGTCTCTCGTGCTGGGCGCTGCACTGGGAAGCACCACGCTCGCCGTGGGACAAGGTCTGTTGTTTTTTGCCGTGCTTCCCCTGACGGGCCATGTACCGACCCTCCTCGGTTTTGTCCTTATGGTGGGTATCATGGCGCTTGTCGCGTTCGGTTTCGCCGCAGTGGGCATCGTCGTTGCCTGGCAGAGCCGCACCACACGGGGCTTCCATGCCGTGATGAACCTCTGCATGATTCCTCTGTGGGTATTATCGGGCGCGTTCTTTCCCGCCGAAGGCGCCCCGGCCACCTTGCAATGGGCCATCCGGCTAAATCCGCTTTCACATGGAATCGCCGCACTGCGCACCGCAATGTACTGGCCGCAGGACCCGCCTATCGATGCTTCTTCGTTCGCCCTTTCCCTTGCCGTAACCGGTCTTTTTGCGGCGATCATGCTGATCCTTGCCGCTCGCACCAGCAGGAAATCCGTCAGGGAGTTCCGGTAA
- a CDS encoding ABC transporter ATP-binding protein translates to MPVHPVHIDDLTHRYGSLTALDNISLTVPQGSFYGLLGPNGSGKTTLFRILATLLNPSEGSVRIFGADPGTHPARVRQHTGIVFQGVALDDELTVLENLRTHASLYRLQRSAFQERLARLLPLFGLEERLHERTERLSGGLKRRVDLVRGLLHAPPLLLLDEPATGLDPAARQALREAIDRLRRQEGTTIVLATHLMEEADRCDYLAILDRGRVVAQGTPASLKQAVGEETLWIECDDPQDLAECIVRQFGVSAQVIGVRVQLSGPNAHDLLSPVYETAGAAIRSVTIRRPTLEDVFMVHTGHSLHENGLPAGETVS, encoded by the coding sequence ATGCCGGTTCATCCCGTCCATATCGACGATCTCACCCACCGCTACGGATCGCTTACCGCACTGGATAACATCTCCCTGACCGTACCGCAGGGAAGTTTCTATGGCCTCCTCGGCCCGAACGGCAGCGGAAAAACCACCCTGTTTCGCATCCTTGCAACACTTCTGAATCCATCGGAAGGTTCGGTGCGCATCTTCGGGGCCGACCCCGGAACACATCCTGCCCGCGTTCGGCAACATACCGGCATCGTTTTTCAGGGTGTGGCCCTTGATGACGAATTGACCGTACTGGAAAATCTGCGGACCCATGCGTCTCTGTATCGCCTGCAGCGCAGCGCATTTCAGGAGCGCCTCGCCAGACTACTGCCGCTTTTCGGGTTGGAGGAACGGCTCCACGAACGCACGGAACGCCTTTCCGGCGGCCTGAAACGCCGCGTCGACCTGGTACGGGGTCTCCTGCACGCACCGCCGCTCCTGTTGCTCGACGAACCGGCTACCGGACTGGATCCGGCAGCCCGGCAGGCGCTGCGGGAAGCTATCGACCGTCTCCGACGCCAGGAGGGAACCACCATTGTACTGGCCACGCATCTCATGGAGGAGGCCGACCGTTGCGACTACCTCGCAATTCTGGACCGGGGACGGGTAGTGGCTCAAGGCACTCCGGCCTCGCTTAAACAGGCCGTCGGGGAAGAAACGCTGTGGATCGAATGCGACGACCCGCAAGACCTTGCCGAATGCATAGTCAGGCAATTCGGTGTTTCGGCGCAGGTGATCGGTGTGCGCGTACAGCTCTCCGGGCCCAATGCCCATGATCTGCTGTCCCCCGTCTACGAAACCGCCGGCGCTGCCATCCGGTCAGTCACCATCCGGCGCCCCACGCTCGAAGATGTCTTCATGGTGCATACGGGGCACAGCCTTCACGAAAACGGGCTGCCGGCCGGAGAAACAGTGTCATGA
- the cyoE gene encoding protoheme IX farnesyltransferase, with translation MHPGRSRSSTLGSYIELAKPEITLLVALSSVGGFFLAPAEFIDFGRLALFLIGVTLTSAGAGALNHWIERDYDGAMRRTMNRPLPSGRISPSAALYFGAILAAAGIGLLCPLVNPLTGVLALATVLLYLFAYTPLKRRSQWNTLVGTLPGALPALGGWTAATGSIGWGGIAAFSILAAWQMPHFLALAWMYRKDYERGGYAMLPVADPSGRSTTRQTLFFTILLFALSLWPVALSLTGWGYAIGAVVLGAWFLHAALAFHRSREIQDARRVLNISIRYIPALILVLLIDRILFGNLF, from the coding sequence ATGCACCCGGGCCGTTCCCGGTCGAGTACCCTTGGCTCCTATATCGAGCTGGCGAAACCTGAAATCACGCTGCTCGTCGCGCTGTCATCCGTCGGAGGGTTTTTCCTTGCGCCTGCAGAATTTATCGACTTCGGACGCCTTGCCCTTTTTCTTATCGGCGTCACGCTCACGAGTGCAGGCGCAGGCGCGCTGAATCACTGGATAGAAAGAGATTATGACGGCGCCATGCGCCGGACGATGAATCGTCCCCTCCCCTCGGGGCGAATCTCCCCATCGGCAGCACTGTATTTCGGGGCCATTCTGGCTGCGGCAGGGATCGGGCTGTTGTGCCCGCTCGTCAATCCGCTTACCGGCGTGCTGGCACTGGCAACGGTTTTGCTCTATCTGTTCGCATACACTCCTCTCAAGCGCCGTTCCCAATGGAACACCCTGGTGGGTACGCTTCCGGGCGCTTTGCCTGCGCTGGGCGGATGGACGGCGGCTACCGGATCGATCGGCTGGGGCGGCATCGCCGCGTTCTCCATCCTCGCTGCATGGCAAATGCCGCATTTTCTTGCGCTCGCCTGGATGTATCGCAAGGATTATGAACGGGGCGGATATGCCATGCTTCCTGTGGCGGATCCGTCGGGCCGTTCGACCACGCGGCAAACCCTTTTCTTCACCATCCTTCTTTTCGCGCTGAGCCTCTGGCCTGTTGCCCTGTCTCTCACCGGATGGGGCTATGCCATCGGCGCCGTTGTACTGGGCGCATGGTTTCTGCATGCTGCGCTCGCCTTCCACCGCAGCAGGGAAATCCAGGATGCCCGGCGTGTTCTGAACATATCCATACGGTACATCCCGGCACTCATTCTCGTCCTTCTTATTGATCGCATCCTGTTCGGCAATCTCTTTTAA